One genomic region from Epinephelus fuscoguttatus linkage group LG6, E.fuscoguttatus.final_Chr_v1 encodes:
- the scarf2 gene encoding scavenger receptor class F member 2, giving the protein MEVKNSFAVVAVVCLFFCSTFSQELNPKGRNVCKAPGSSGFVCCSGWGQLGDECLTPLCEGNFTCKENEVCVRPNECRCRHGYFGASCDTKCPAQFWGPDCKGKCNCYPNGQCDDLTGQCTCNHNRWGPNCENACLCQKGKCDQDTGKCTCHPGVWGPQCNNNCYCSINSVCDAMTGRCMCNPGWTGRNCAIQCNCNNSPCDQFTGRCQCRERLWGPRCERYCQCIHGKCNQADGSCTCTPGYRGKFCREPCPAGFYGQNCRNRCGHCKGQQPCKVTEGRCITCDRGWNGTRCDQLCSKGFFGENCQEVCPTCKDGHHCDPIHGKCSHCNPGWIGDRCEVRCPNGTYGENCENNCSHCFNGICHVVTGECLCDPGFYGTYCNMTCQPGQYGVNCNQTCSCNDKNCDPVSGACYLQPNQRMGVIAAGTLVSFLLIVLLSLLCCCCLCRHKDDHNKKAKRILCGRFSRISTKLPRIPLRRQKLPKVVVAHHDPENTFNCSFIEPPSVAEQPSPSSWSSQESFSSFESGDEGPVYCVPHEESVNESKEKRSPSPATEKPEAVPNEDDAGEYTSLKDTSVTKAEGSEQPLLKSSDSEGSTSGSESTTAALYARIARLSKQSKEDDGSGKDGDGTPTPEAKRNGKPPPSPGKPKPRPPDPSTKPKVSWIHGNTTGSPQPEQQGHGGMKALAVPKEKKRSSSDGSARSEERKMKERSREQQKKQEGKEADVNGSPSKHKPLRGKKSGDEHSSPSHMEHINGVVQNALKKISNFHSSSSEKKSTDSPKETPKEPPKSPKVIHPHMNSEAATLLAAQLKEKTQSINRNEGTGLTKTNGLSTPKGHREKPTPPQKAKRTPSSSLGQQGSTKPLLPTSSSLQKMVAPVATDFGTPEAKSPEKQDLNGSRAGDPMLDPTPKKTPIKKPPRKKGKEGTLETSESKTPQQKTAIMPPQVVK; this is encoded by the exons ATGGAAGTGAAGAActcttttgctgttgttgcggtggtttgtcttttcttttgctCCACTTTCAGCCAGGAACTCAACCCCAAAGGCAGGAATGTATGCAAAGCACCTGG ATCATCAGGATTTGTGTGCTGCAGCGGATGGGGGCAGCTAGGGGATGAATGCCTGACAC CTCTCTGCGAAGGCAACTTCACCTGCAAGGAAAATGAGGTGTGTGTCAGGCCGAATGAATGTCGCTGTCGCCATGGATACTTTGGAGCTAGCTGTGACACTA AGTGCCCTGCCCAGTTCTGGGGCCCTGACTGCAAGGGGAAATGTAACTGTTACCCCAACGGCCAGTGCGACGACTTGACCGGCCAGTGTACCTGCAACCACAACCGTTGGGGACCTAACTGCGAGAATGCTTGCTTATGCCAAAAGGGCAAGTGTGACCAAGACACTGGCAAATGCACGTGCCACCCTGGCGTCTGGGGTCCCCAGTGCAACAACAACTGCTACTGCAGCATCAACTCTGTCTGCGATGCGATGACAGGACGGTGCATGTGCAATCCAGGTTGGACGGGGAGGAACTGTGCAATCCAGTGTAACTGTAACAATTCACCATGCGACCAGTTCACGGGGCGCTGCCAGTGCCGGGAGAGGCTGTGGGGCCCACGGTGTGAACGGTACTGCCAGTGCATCCACGGCAAGTGCAACCAGGCCGACGGCTCGTGTACTTGCACCCCAGGGTACCGTGGGAAGTTCTGCAGGGAACCATGTCCTGCCGGGTTCTACGGTCAAAACTGCAGGAACAG GTGTGGGCACTGCAAGGGCCAGCAGCCCTGTAAGGTGACAGAGGGACGCTGCATCACCTGTGACAGAGGCTGGAACGGGACACGCTGTGACCAGCTCTGCTCGAAAGGCTTCTTTGGCGAAAACTGCCAGGAAGTGTGTCCCACCTGTAAAGACGGTCACCACTGCGACCCCATTCATGGCAAGTGCTCCCACTGTAACCCTGGCTGGATTGGGGACAG GTGCGAGGTGCGCTGCCCCAACGGCACATACGGCGAGAACTGTGAGAACAACTGCAGTCACTGTTTTAACGGCATCTGTCATGTTGTCACCGGAGAGTGCCTGTGTGACCCGGGATTTTATGGCACCTA CTGCAATATGACCTGTCAACCTGGCCAGTACGGAGTGAACTGCAACCAAACCTGCTCCTGCAACGACAAGAACTGCGATCCTGTGTCTGGCGCTTGCTATCTCC AGCCCAACCAGCGGATGGGTGTGATCGCGGCTGGAACCCTGGTCTCCTTTTTACTGATCGTCCTGCTCtcgctgctgtgctgctgctgcctgtgtCGACACAAAGACGACCACAA CAAAAAAGCCAAGCGGATCCTGTGTGGACGATTCAGCCGAATCAGCACTAAACTTCCCCGTATTCCACTGAGGCGACAGAAACTGCCCAAAGTAGTCG TAGCCCACCACGACCCAGAGAACACCTTCAACTGCAGCTTCATCGAGCCCCCCTCAGTGGCCGAgcagccctccccctcctcctggtCGTCCCAGGAGTCCTTCTCTTCCTTCGAGAGCGGAGACGAGGGGCCAGTTTACTGTGTGCCCCATGAAG AATCTGTGAATGAAAGCAAAGAGAAGCGCAGCCCCAGCCCAGCAACAGAGAAGCCAGAAGCTGTCCCTAATGAGGATGATGCAGGGGAGTACACCTCCCTGAAAGACACCAGTGTCACCAAAGCAGAAGGCAGTGAGCAGCCCCTCCTCAAGTCCTCTGACAGTGAAGGCTCCACCAGTGGCTCTGAGTCCACTACTGCAGCCCTCTACGCCCGCATCGCCCGCCTCTCCAAGCAGTCCAAGGAGGACGATGGCAGTGGCAAAGATGGGGATGGCACTCCTACACCAGAGGCGAAACGCAATGGAAAGCCACCACCTTCACCCGGCAAGCCCAAACCCCGCCCACCAGACCCGTCCACTAAGCCAAAAGTATCCTGGATACATGGAAATACTACAGGGTCTCCCCAGCCAGAGCAGCAGGGGCATGGGGGAATGAAGGCACTTGCAGTgccaaaagagaaaaagaggagctCCAGTGATGGCTCAGCCAGGAGCGAGGAGAGGAAAATGAAGGAGAGGAGCCGCGAGCAACAGAAGAAACAAGAGGGGAAGGAGGCAGACGTCAATGGCTCCCCCAGCAAACACAAACCTCTGCGAGGTAAGAAGTCTGGGGATGAGCACAGCAGTCCCAGTCACATGGAGCACATCAATGGCGTGGTTCAGAATGCCCTCAAGAAGATAAGTAACTTCCACAGCTCCTCATCCGAGAAGAAGAGCACTGACAGCCCAAAGGAGACCCCCAAGGAGCCACCCAAAAGCCCCAAGGTCATCCACCCTCATATGAACTCTGAGGCTGCCACGCTCCTGGCTGCTCAGCTCAAGGAGAAAACCCAAAGCATCAACAGGAACGAGGGGACAGGTCTGACGAAGACCAATGGTCTCTCCACACCCAAGGGACACAGGGAGAAGCCAACACCCCCACAGAAAGCCAAGAGGACCCCCTCCAGCAGTTTGGGCCAGCAGGGCTCCACCAAGCCCCTTCTGCCCACCTCCAGCAGCCTCCAGAAGATGGTGGCACCCGTCGCCACCGACTTCGGGACCCCTGAAGCCAAGAGCCCGGAGAAGCAGGACTTGAACGGCTCGAGGGCAGGGGACCCGATGTTGGATCCCACACCAAAGAAGACTCCCATAAAAAAACCACCCAGGAAGAAAGGCAAAGAGGGTACTTTGGAGACATCGGAAAGTAAAACACCGCAGCAAAAGACAGCCATTATGCCACCACAGGTAGTGAAATAA